A genomic region of Desulfobacterales bacterium contains the following coding sequences:
- a CDS encoding MurR/RpiR family transcriptional regulator, with product MPDPANRLTMKSIVEQHPSLTPKARILGEYIVNHPRKAVFMTTKELANTCQVSEATVVRFVSQLGYEGYGAFQQALRDFVDRELTMLERADLAATAGEGMDRLRQVVSEEMDNLKQFFETVDLTTLQKAIDYLSQSPAVYIIGSRVSYTFAYYLGWSLTKVRSGVHILKGSDSTAIDWLTISEPDSLVVIIATSRYPNELIRLGRTARHLDRKLLVITDSSLCPLTQFAHLSLVAPAKNIPFIGSPTTIACIINYLVLEMASQDGNRLKEHQGKLEQAYRENDVLFNLRRDEILP from the coding sequence ATGCCAGACCCGGCCAATCGACTGACCATGAAAAGCATTGTTGAGCAGCACCCTTCTCTGACGCCCAAAGCGCGCATTCTGGGTGAATATATTGTCAATCATCCGCGTAAGGCGGTCTTTATGACCACCAAAGAATTGGCCAATACCTGCCAGGTCAGCGAGGCCACCGTTGTTCGCTTTGTAAGCCAGCTGGGCTATGAAGGGTACGGTGCCTTTCAGCAGGCGCTGCGGGATTTTGTCGACCGGGAATTGACCATGCTCGAACGCGCTGATCTGGCAGCAACTGCCGGCGAAGGCATGGACCGCCTTCGGCAGGTCGTGTCTGAAGAAATGGATAATCTTAAGCAATTTTTCGAGACTGTTGATTTGACCACCCTACAAAAAGCGATCGATTATCTCAGCCAAAGCCCGGCCGTGTATATCATCGGCTCACGTGTCTCTTATACTTTTGCCTACTATCTGGGCTGGTCGCTGACAAAAGTCAGGTCCGGGGTCCACATTTTAAAGGGCAGCGACAGCACCGCAATTGACTGGTTGACCATTTCCGAACCCGACAGTTTGGTGGTCATTATCGCCACCTCCCGCTATCCCAACGAACTGATTCGATTGGGCCGAACGGCACGCCATCTGGATCGAAAGCTGCTGGTGATTACCGACAGCTCCCTTTGCCCGCTGACCCAATTTGCCCATCTGAGCCTTGTGGCGCCGGCTAAAAACATCCCTTTCATTGGCAGTCCGACCACCATTGCCTGTATCATCAACTATCTGGTGCTCGAAATGGCCTCCCAGGACGGCAATCGACTCAAAGAGCATCAAGGAAAACTCGAACAGGCTTACCGCGAAAATGATGTCTTGTTCAACCTTCGCCGAGATGAAATATTGCCATGA
- a CDS encoding sigma 54-interacting transcriptional regulator, which produces MTDRTAKNTRPQPLQLEDVDYLKVFTDFDEGVIMADTAGVIVYYNDAMAKIDDLDPSYPVGKKITEVYDLTEETSVIMECLKTSHPIINRHFFYRTRMGKVANTIHRAFPLFREGRLTGAICLVKDYNVLEETLSSVAIPEKESNLKNGTNYTFGDIIGENPTFLRAVNTAVMAANSPSPVMLYGETGTGKELLAQSIHNHSARNERRYIPVNCAAIPENLLEGILFGTSKGAFTGAMNKPGLFERASGGTLFLDEVNAMSINLQAKILRVLQEKRVRRVGALKEVDIDLKIISSVNQEPHRAIEAGTLRPDLFYRLGVVFIAIPPLREKRDDIEKLIRHFLDKHSRALGKGIPRISPEVLALFDRYPWPGNVRELEHVIESAMNMVQPNEVISFNHLHGHFSAQFENWPSEGRAPAIPLTEISGHPAADSKRIPAQQLASSVASKSLMEIRSEGEKTAIINALINANGNVSKAAGSIGISRQLLHYKMKKYHLNRADFC; this is translated from the coding sequence ATGACGGATCGTACTGCAAAAAACACAAGGCCACAACCGCTGCAGCTGGAGGATGTCGATTATTTAAAAGTTTTTACAGATTTCGATGAGGGCGTCATCATGGCCGATACCGCCGGTGTGATCGTTTACTACAATGACGCCATGGCTAAAATCGACGATCTGGATCCGAGCTATCCGGTGGGTAAAAAAATCACCGAGGTTTACGATTTAACCGAGGAAACCTCTGTGATCATGGAGTGCCTCAAAACCAGTCATCCGATCATCAATCGCCATTTCTTCTACCGCACCCGTATGGGAAAGGTGGCCAATACCATTCACCGTGCCTTTCCGCTTTTCAGAGAAGGACGTCTGACCGGCGCTATCTGCCTGGTAAAAGACTATAACGTGCTGGAGGAAACCCTTTCCTCGGTGGCGATTCCCGAAAAGGAATCCAATCTCAAAAATGGCACCAACTATACCTTTGGCGACATTATCGGTGAAAACCCGACTTTTCTTAGAGCAGTCAATACCGCTGTGATGGCGGCCAACTCCCCATCGCCGGTCATGCTGTATGGTGAAACCGGAACCGGCAAAGAACTACTGGCCCAATCTATCCATAACCATAGCGCCCGCAACGAACGACGGTATATTCCGGTTAATTGTGCAGCCATTCCGGAAAACCTGCTCGAAGGCATTTTGTTCGGAACATCCAAAGGTGCCTTTACCGGGGCCATGAACAAGCCAGGTCTTTTTGAGCGCGCCAGCGGCGGCACCCTTTTTCTGGATGAAGTCAATGCCATGTCCATTAACCTGCAAGCCAAAATCCTGAGGGTTCTGCAGGAAAAAAGAGTTCGTCGAGTGGGCGCATTAAAAGAAGTCGATATTGATCTGAAGATTATCAGTTCGGTCAATCAGGAGCCCCACCGCGCCATCGAAGCCGGTACTTTGCGACCAGACCTATTTTACCGGCTTGGCGTGGTCTTCATTGCCATTCCGCCCCTGCGAGAAAAGCGTGATGATATTGAAAAGCTGATTCGACATTTTTTAGATAAACACAGCCGCGCATTGGGCAAAGGCATCCCCCGTATATCTCCCGAGGTACTGGCGCTTTTCGATCGCTACCCCTGGCCCGGCAATGTGCGTGAGCTGGAGCACGTCATAGAAAGTGCGATGAACATGGTCCAACCCAATGAAGTCATATCCTTTAATCATCTCCACGGGCATTTCAGCGCTCAATTTGAAAATTGGCCTTCTGAGGGGCGTGCACCGGCAATCCCGCTAACAGAGATTTCCGGCCACCCAGCCGCAGATTCCAAAAGGATCCCTGCCCAACAACTTGCCTCCAGCGTTGCCTCAAAAAGCCTTATGGAGATCCGGTCAGAAGGCGAAAAAACTGCGATTATCAATGCGCTGATCAACGCCAATGGCAATGTTTCCAAGGCCGCCGGTAGCATTGGCATTTCCAGACAACTGCTGCATTATAAAATGAAAAAATACCATCTGAATCGAGCCGATTTCTGTTAG
- a CDS encoding trimethylamine methyltransferase family protein: MYDRMPTLTQEQMTKIHDAAINILSSVGVAFNESESLDIFAKANFKVDGKTVFFSENDVARALESAPQHFSITARNPAKSIAVGDDDFAFAPGYGAPFIITPEGQKRESTMEDYDNFCKLVQTSKYIDMNGFMMVEPSDIPPETAHLDMLLSSIVLCDKPFMGSPVSKKGARDAIEMAGLVWGGKDQIKDTPVMVSLINSLSPLQFSEEMAGSLIELARYGQPCVLASLAMAGASGPVELAGILAMQNAEILAGLILAQLVRPGAPIIYGSTSSPMDMRTGGLSIGAPELSMLVSCTAQMARFYNLPSRSGGGLTDANFPDAQAGVQSAMALITAARNGINFVLHACGILSAYVAMSYEKFIIDEELCGTVKKLIQSIDINDESIDLETIKEVGIGGNYLTQPKTFELCRTAFFLPELMTVQDYDSWQGAGGKRADERASDVLHKRLANYEKPDIDSAIESELSEYVTRRKAG; encoded by the coding sequence ATGTATGATCGCATGCCGACCTTAACCCAGGAGCAAATGACCAAAATCCATGATGCTGCCATCAATATCCTTTCCAGTGTCGGGGTGGCTTTTAATGAATCAGAATCCTTAGATATCTTTGCGAAAGCCAATTTTAAAGTTGATGGTAAGACGGTCTTTTTTTCAGAAAACGATGTGGCCCGGGCGTTGGAATCGGCGCCGCAGCACTTTAGCATTACGGCCCGCAATCCGGCCAAAAGCATCGCGGTGGGAGACGATGATTTTGCTTTCGCACCCGGCTATGGGGCGCCGTTTATCATCACACCTGAAGGCCAGAAACGAGAGTCCACCATGGAAGATTATGACAATTTCTGCAAACTGGTACAGACGTCCAAATACATTGATATGAACGGGTTCATGATGGTGGAACCGTCTGATATCCCCCCAGAGACGGCTCATCTGGATATGCTATTATCCAGCATTGTTCTATGTGATAAACCGTTTATGGGTAGCCCGGTCTCCAAGAAAGGCGCCCGGGATGCCATCGAAATGGCCGGTCTGGTGTGGGGCGGTAAAGATCAGATTAAGGACACGCCGGTTATGGTTTCATTGATCAACTCCTTATCTCCGCTGCAGTTCTCGGAAGAAATGGCCGGTTCGCTGATCGAACTGGCGCGCTACGGACAGCCATGTGTTCTGGCCTCACTGGCCATGGCCGGGGCCTCCGGCCCTGTTGAGCTGGCGGGTATTCTGGCCATGCAAAATGCTGAAATCTTGGCCGGTTTGATATTGGCCCAGCTGGTCAGACCGGGTGCCCCCATCATCTACGGCTCCACCTCGTCACCCATGGATATGCGCACGGGCGGGTTATCTATTGGCGCTCCGGAACTGTCGATGCTGGTGTCCTGTACCGCGCAGATGGCACGCTTTTACAACCTGCCCAGTCGCAGCGGCGGGGGGCTGACGGATGCCAACTTTCCTGATGCCCAGGCCGGCGTTCAATCCGCAATGGCGCTGATCACCGCAGCGCGCAACGGTATCAATTTTGTCCTGCACGCCTGCGGAATTTTAAGCGCTTATGTCGCCATGAGCTATGAGAAATTTATCATCGATGAAGAACTTTGCGGAACGGTAAAAAAACTCATCCAATCCATTGACATTAATGATGAATCCATTGACCTGGAAACCATCAAAGAAGTCGGCATCGGTGGCAATTATTTGACCCAGCCCAAAACCTTTGAACTATGCCGCACGGCCTTTTTTCTGCCCGAATTGATGACCGTGCAGGATTATGACAGTTGGCAGGGCGCCGGCGGCAAACGCGCCGATGAGCGCGCCTCGGATGTGTTACATAAACGCTTGGCCAATTACGAAAAACCGGATATCGATTCGGCTATCGAGTCGGAATTATCCGAGTATGTGACGCGCCGCAAAGCCGGCTAA
- a CDS encoding FAD-dependent oxidoreductase: MKTQARVVVIGGGAIGTSVLYHLAKYGWQDVVLVEKHELTSGSTWLAAGNCSFYHSSYYCTLVNMKSIELYQELEEETGQTTGWHTTGSIRTADNPDRMDELGYYYSMNRCLGLDVQKVSPQEIAELHPLMHVEGLLGGLYWPDDGDVDPSGMCQAMAIGAKKNGAEIYTHTQVTGISQKPNDEWVVHTDKGDITCEAVVNAGGLWAPEVSAMVGVEIPSIAIEHTHVLFEAIGAVEERERMLPLVRDPDRSIYIRQEMDSLILGMYEKVGKQWFPEGVPWDYAQTELPEDIENVAENIEHGIFRFPILGETGFKHVTVGPITYTPNGDPLVGPAYPLKNFFQACGYSFGITQAGGIGHYLAGWIMEGEPEIDMWHVDSRRFGSYANWAYNHEKIADTYPRLYSIFFPNEWRDAARPNRTSPIYEYQKDAGAVFGDYYGWECPNYFTSDEADNYETPSWRRSNAFKHVAEECQHVMKHVGLLDLTRFAKTKISGPGAEDWLNRLTCQRVPTQDGRIALAPVLDKNGAFKTDMTITRIKEGQYFCVTASLGKRHDQHWLILNLPEDGSVQMNDLTYKLGCFVIAGPQSRNLLTKISHGDITNEAMPFVTSKEIFVGRVKCRVNRMNYVGELGYEIFHPIESQIAVFQTLMEAGAEFELKMFGMHAMDSMRLEKGYMAWKSEMNVHHSPLETNLAWAVKWDKDFIGKAALEKIKAEGVKQQLVCMVVDAEDSDPWGYNPIFNGQEQVGMTSSGGYGHRVEKSIAFGYVPPDLTAPGTQLTVEILGDQRPAEVVAMPLYDPTNEKMKA; encoded by the coding sequence ATGAAAACACAGGCGAGAGTTGTTGTGATCGGTGGTGGTGCCATCGGTACCAGCGTTCTGTATCATTTGGCCAAATACGGTTGGCAGGATGTTGTACTGGTGGAGAAGCATGAATTGACTTCCGGTTCAACCTGGTTGGCCGCTGGTAATTGCTCTTTTTATCATTCCAGTTATTATTGCACCCTGGTCAACATGAAAAGCATTGAGCTTTATCAAGAGCTGGAAGAAGAGACCGGTCAAACCACCGGCTGGCACACCACTGGATCCATTCGCACCGCGGATAACCCGGATCGCATGGATGAATTGGGCTATTATTACAGCATGAACCGCTGTCTGGGGCTGGACGTGCAGAAAGTCAGTCCGCAAGAGATTGCCGAACTGCATCCGTTGATGCACGTGGAAGGTCTGCTGGGGGGGCTTTACTGGCCTGACGATGGTGACGTGGATCCCAGCGGCATGTGTCAGGCGATGGCGATCGGCGCCAAAAAGAACGGGGCTGAAATTTACACCCATACCCAGGTGACCGGTATCAGCCAAAAGCCCAACGACGAGTGGGTCGTCCATACCGACAAGGGGGATATCACCTGTGAAGCCGTGGTTAATGCCGGGGGCTTATGGGCACCGGAAGTGTCGGCCATGGTGGGTGTCGAGATTCCCTCCATTGCCATTGAGCATACCCATGTTCTTTTTGAGGCCATTGGTGCCGTCGAAGAACGGGAGCGCATGCTGCCTCTGGTGCGCGATCCGGACCGCTCGATTTACATACGCCAGGAAATGGACAGCCTGATCCTCGGTATGTATGAGAAAGTTGGAAAGCAGTGGTTTCCGGAAGGCGTTCCCTGGGATTATGCTCAAACCGAGCTGCCCGAGGATATCGAAAATGTGGCCGAAAACATTGAACACGGCATCTTTCGCTTTCCGATTTTAGGAGAAACCGGCTTTAAGCACGTCACCGTCGGCCCCATTACTTACACACCCAACGGCGACCCTTTGGTAGGGCCAGCCTATCCGTTGAAAAACTTTTTCCAGGCCTGTGGTTACAGCTTCGGCATTACACAGGCTGGCGGTATCGGTCACTACCTGGCCGGCTGGATCATGGAAGGCGAGCCCGAGATCGACATGTGGCACGTCGACAGCCGCCGTTTCGGTTCTTACGCCAACTGGGCCTATAACCATGAAAAAATCGCCGATACCTATCCGCGCCTGTACAGCATATTTTTCCCAAACGAATGGCGCGATGCCGCCCGACCCAACCGCACCAGCCCTATTTACGAATATCAGAAAGACGCCGGCGCTGTCTTTGGTGACTATTACGGCTGGGAGTGCCCCAATTATTTTACCAGCGATGAAGCCGACAACTACGAAACCCCCAGCTGGCGACGATCCAATGCCTTCAAGCATGTGGCTGAGGAGTGCCAGCATGTAATGAAACATGTCGGCCTGTTGGATCTCACCCGTTTTGCCAAAACCAAAATCAGCGGACCTGGCGCCGAAGACTGGCTCAACCGCTTGACTTGCCAGCGAGTGCCCACCCAGGATGGCCGTATCGCGCTGGCCCCGGTGCTGGACAAAAATGGCGCTTTTAAGACCGATATGACCATCACCAGAATCAAAGAAGGCCAATATTTTTGTGTGACCGCCAGCTTAGGCAAACGCCACGACCAGCACTGGTTGATATTGAATTTGCCCGAAGACGGTTCGGTCCAGATGAACGACCTCACCTACAAGCTGGGCTGTTTTGTTATCGCCGGCCCCCAGAGTCGCAACCTCCTAACAAAAATTTCTCATGGCGATATCACCAACGAGGCCATGCCCTTTGTCACCAGCAAAGAAATTTTTGTGGGTCGGGTTAAGTGCCGCGTGAATCGCATGAACTACGTCGGCGAACTGGGGTATGAAATTTTCCATCCCATCGAAAGCCAGATTGCCGTGTTCCAGACCTTGATGGAAGCCGGAGCGGAATTTGAGTTGAAAATGTTTGGCATGCATGCCATGGACTCCATGCGCCTGGAAAAAGGCTATATGGCCTGGAAATCAGAAATGAACGTTCATCACTCGCCGCTGGAAACCAACCTGGCCTGGGCGGTTAAATGGGACAAGGATTTTATCGGCAAAGCGGCGCTGGAAAAAATCAAAGCTGAAGGGGTCAAACAACAGCTAGTGTGTATGGTGGTGGATGCTGAAGATTCCGATCCATGGGGCTACAATCCCATTTTTAATGGTCAGGAGCAGGTCGGCATGACCTCATCCGGCGGCTATGGTCACCGGGTGGAAAAAAGCATTGCTTTCGGTTATGTGCCACCCGACTTAACCGCGCCCGGCACTCAGCTGACGGTTGAAATATTGGGTGATCAGCGGCCGGCCGAAGTTGTGGCCATGCCGCTATATGATCCCACCAACGAGAAAATGAAGGCCTGA